The Nyctibius grandis isolate bNycGra1 chromosome 7, bNycGra1.pri, whole genome shotgun sequence region TAACAAAGGCAGCCCAGGGAGATCAGTCTCTTTAGATTAATGTTGATCTCTGAACACCCCACTTCCAAATCACGACAGATCAAGTGTgtttaataataacaataacaccCTAACTGCAAGTCACTGTATCTTCTGGAAGGCAATTTTGGTTCACTGTTATTCACACCTTATCAACACAGACATTTCTGCAATCCATAAACATTATTTGTAGCATACAACCCAGGAGCCCAAGTCAAAGGCTCAAAATACCTTTTTGTTATGTAGATGGCATGCATTAGGCCAGAATCCAAACAACCTCACAATagggacagagaaaaaaacaacattgtaaaacatattttagtCCCGCATACTAGGTGAACCAACTAAATACATCCATAAAATATAGTATTAAAGATCACCATTACAAGAGGTGTTatttcctcaaaataaaaattgtactTTCAAgctaaaaagaaggaaagtgcTTTAAAGGCTGGGAAATCGACTGGTTTTACCTTGTAAATGTTCTTCAACACAAGATGCATTTTGTCAGGATGAATGGCAGAAAGCACAAATATAAGTGTGACAACATCCACAGAATCTGCTGGCATGTTTTCTAGAAGATCATCTTTGGTAAGATCACACTGGAACACTTTACATCTTTCAGTACTGTATAAGGCATTTTTCTAGGGAAATGAAAAGAGTAAGCGTTCACTGGGAATTCGCAGCATTTGTTAttgcagaaaagtaaaaagcttGTGAAACCAATCAGTAGAGCGACATAAAACATGGTGGCAAAAGAACATTAACTTCCAACAGGTGACTAATTCAATCAGAAATTCTTTGCCGCATAGTATAATAGCGAAACTACAACTACTAGAATAGTCTGCTCTCAGGAATTTGAGAAGGAATGTGCATTAAGACAGCTCAGAAAAcataacatttctgttttaccACTTCTTCcactctttaaaaatacagaaatattattaCAAGAAATTCTGTATTACAAGGTGATCAAAGTACAGCTCTTGAGCTACAAGTGGACTGTAAACAGTTCGGGTTCATGTCACATAACCTGCAGCTGGGGTGTTCCAGCCCATAGTTTTGCTGGGTAAAAGGAAACCTGGTCTTGGCAAGAAAGAAGTTCAGCAAGAGCAGTGGAGGCAGACACTGCTAAGACATCCAAAACCCAGGGTACACACTCAGCCCAACCTCATCTTGCAGTGCAGCTGTGGCATCCCAGGGAGCTGCTGTCCTCTACTGTTTGCCACATgtatttctttccatctttcccATGAGATATGCAGTATGTGTGTTGTGGTTCTCAGTCACAAATGTCCCAACAAGAGAATGCTTTCAAATAACAGAATATAGAAATTTACCCATGATTACAAACTTAATGAACAAGGAGACTTTTAAAGCCCAAAGTCCCCACCAGCCTTGCTGGAAGACTTAACTTTGAACTGCAGTACCACTTACCTATGAATAAGTATAGCCATACCTATTTCTAATCAGGCTACAAATTTCCTTAACAATAACCTTCATGGCCTTGTTTTCAAGATTCTCCTTGGCACTCCCTCTGCCCCACAAATATCAAGGGCAAGCTTCCATCCCAAACAAATTTTGCTTGTACTGCACAGTCAGCAGAGACATAGTAGCACTCACAAAAAAAGAGTCTTCACAAATCATTCAAGTAAagtaatatacatatattacCATAATGCTACATTTGACGCTGAAAAACTAGGTCTCAAGCAATGATTCGGCTTCTTGCATAGGAGCTCCACTGAAACAGATCAGTTATTTTTTGGCAAAAGCTATTCTACCCTTCTGAcaaaaaggaaggcaagagaagtCTGTCGTTCCAGTCGTTTGTAATTTCAGAAGCTTCTAACGACACTCTAAAAGAAGTTCCAAATATCACACCAACCTTCACATACTCAACAGCTCTAGGAGAGAAATCACAGGcatatgcaaaaatattcagatcATCTTCTAAGAGTGGAAACAAGCAGTTCCCAACCCCACAGCCCGCTTCCAGAATGGTCAGTTTCTGATCTGCAAACTGGGGAGGAAGAAATACACGATAAAGCAcaccatttttgttttcctcatgaTATAAGCAGAGACACTGTTcaatcagcattttaaaagccataATCAATTTTAAGTACCATTGATTCAATAACCAAAGTAGGCATCCATTGGATAATCTTGATTTCTGCAAAATTACAAAcctttttagaatattttaatatttctttagtCATCTACCCCTTAAGTAATCAACAGATTATTGTACCATTTCTGTCTTGTCTTTCATTCAGCTATAATGAACAACAGATGCATCTGGCTATTCCCCTTAACGATGTTTTCAATTAGCCTGTAATTCTGgatgcttttctttaaagtagTGTTCTGAAGTGCACCGACTTGCATCTGAAAATGTCTTATCACAGAGAGAAAAGTTGTCTATTTAGTACACAAATATTCCAGATTTTGTTCTTAGCATCCAGTATGGATCAGTTATAAACTGAAACCGAACTGATGCATCTGATTCTGAGGAGATATCTTTGATATTAAGAGAAACTACACAGGGCACTGCAAACTTCACATGTGACAGCCTAATAGCTTTGTTATAAGTATTATTAAACCATTTGGAAACAATCAATCCCAACTTTTACAGAGGAAGTGTATAGATCTCACCTCCCGACATGCTTTTAACTCTTGAAACTCTCTGGTTGTCCAGTGTCTGTCTTTGAAGAAGTTGGTgctgtttcttttgtaaaataGATCCCAGTTCTTCTGTGcctctttctccagtttcagtTGTTTGAACTCAGACACCAAAACCCGATcctttgcaagtctctcagctTCTTCTCGGCTAAGGATTCTTGCACTATGgccttttttttggaaagcacCATCTTCAGTAGATGTTGTTGTTATATTTAAGCAATTGGTTGATGTGTTTTCTTGGAACATCCTAGATTCTTTCACACAAATATGAATGCCAAAGACTCAAgggtgactttttttctttagtgtatGTTTCCATCACTTAACTTAGGTAAGTAACCAAGGACctagaagcagaagaaaaaatgaggagTTACAGTGTGCACTTACTACAATTTTATGGTGATCTGTCCTACCTGATGGACTGAAATCCCACCATATTTCTCTTAATTTCAGAAATCATCCATCCAAACAACTGCATACGACATCACACTGATGTCAAACTTGAAGATACTTAACAGAGTCTGCTGGTCTTCCCTCTGCATCCTAGAAAGCTACCTAATAACAGAAAGATGGTACAGCTCTAAGCTTACTTTCACTAAAACTGTCTTTCAAAGGAAAGCAAGGGCCTTGTTTCTTGTTAACCCCAGTTAGAATACCTCAGAAAAACTGTAACTGAAAAACAGGTGACATTTAACAGTCTCATTAAAGTTGATGAAACAAACTGTGTTTATGTTAGCAttcctccttcctgctctcACCTCTGTGAGAAAACACTGGTGAAAACATCAGCATTTATAACACCACATCCCTCGAACAAGAGAGCAAAACCAGTGCTGTGGCCAAAATGCCCATAGCCGGCCTATGTCAGCACTCCTTCCACTGCCTCCTCCTGAGGATCCACACCAGTTTTAAGTTAACAACAATGGAGCAATGAAAAGAGTTCTGCATGGGCTAGGAAGGGATTCAAACCTTTTATCTGATGTTAAACTAGTTCTGACCTCTGCCTCGCCACTAACATCCAGATCCATGTGAATTAAATCCTACATGGCCCACTAACTCCCAGGGAAGCCCAGGTAGCCAAAACATTCCACTCGCTTATGTCAGTGTCCAGAATCAGACATTGGTGtctggaaatgagaaaaaatccACCAATACCCACCCTAGAGCAAAAAAATAGTAGTACTTCACTTACATGTTTTATCTTACATGATGCAAACACGAACGTAAAATACCATGtgcaaatgaaataaagaactgTCAAACTTTTATCCAGCTTCACAGGAGACAGacactcctttttttccctcaaaaacaACATACAAGGTCACAGAGAAGAGGTTCCCTTGAAAGAAAGTCTCCTCAAGAAGAGTatatcctcaaaaaaaaagtttaatcaGCAAAATGTCTTCTCCATGCCTGGCACGCTACAAAAAGATCAACGTTTATATTCCTTCATAGAacaagctaggaaaaaaaaaatccaagctaGTCCTTTCACTGACCCATTTGCGCTCAGTAACCGCTGCGGTGGGAAGTTAGCACGATGATAAACACGGTTTTAACAGCCTATGTTTAGGCTAAAAACCGTTTTAAAAGGTGTTCAATCCAGCCCTAAGACCGCAAACAGGTAACACCTCTGTGCAAGCCCCCAGTCCCCCCACAGGGAAACCAGCTTCCCGTCCACAGCTGCTCCCTCAGaagggccggggccggggccgccaCCGCCGCGCTGAACGTGTCGGCAGGGAAggcccctcctgccctgccctgccctcccctcccgaGGGCGGGGAGCGCCGGGCTCCGACCCCTCCCTCTGAGGGACGCCCCTCCGGGGACCCGCGCCCACCCCGCGGGGACAGCAGCCCCTGCCTCGGCCCAGCGCCCCCGCCTCGCCTCGCCGTACCCGCCGCTGCCGGCCCCGGAGCTGTTTCCCGGCTGCACTCGGTCCCCGGAAGGGCGCCGGGCGGCAGCGCAcggaggagaggaagggaccGGCCGAGCCGGGAGGGGAGGCgaggggacgggacgggacggaaCCGGGGTCATGAACGGCTCGGCGAACTCGCTGCTGGACAAGGAGGAGCACCCGCTGCAGCTGGGCGAGAGCTTCGAGCGGCGGCCCAAGGCCTCCTTCCACACCATCCGCTGTGAGCGCCACCCCCTCTCCCTCCCggcgggccccgccgcggccgccccttcctcccccctctgctcccgctcgtcccgtcccgtccccctGCCGCCTGCCCCGGCAGCGCTTCTCCTGCCGCACCCACCGCTCCTGCCGGCGAGCCCCCTCTCCTCGGACCCCTTCCGCCGGGCGgtcccggggcggcgggcggtACCTGCCCTGCGCCCCGCCGTCCTCGCCAAGGTTTCCTCGCGGAGTCCCGCCGCGGCTTCTTACTCGTTAAGGGccgtcccctccccgccggccTGCGGGGGCCTCCGACCCGCCACGACGAAGCCTTCCTCTCGCCCTGGCCGCCGCTGCTCCTCACCGCCTCCTTCGCGCCGACACCCCAGGGCTTCGTTCCCCCTCAGCGCCCGTCTCCcctttctctcctgctccctccccagcgcccttctccccccttttcctccttccccctcagcGCCCTCTCCCaatttttcctctccccccaccAGCGCCCGtctccccccttccccgctTCCCCTCAGCGCCCGTCCTCCCTCCCCGCCACCCCCACGGCTGTTTTCCCCACAGAGGTGTCCCGCCCGGGCAGCCcgaggggagaaggggagggtgGATGTTGGCTGAGCGCGCTGTTACTGAGGAGGTTTGAGCGAGGCAGGCCAGGGCGGAAAAACAGATTATGAGGTTTTTCATGAAACGTGCGTGAACCGCTTAGGAGCATAAAGCCATCCCCTCTGTGAGGGGGTGGcttgcaattttattttattttattttatttattttattttattttattttactttggttttttttttatggcagtTGCAGGACAGGTCACAGCAGgccccagcctggcaggagtGCCTGGGGAGGAGCGCGGCTGGTCGGCAGCCGAAGCACCCGCAGTTTGGTTTTTAACTGGCTATTTTCGTGATGAGGCAACGTGTAACCCAGCAGCCCTGTCCCTGGCTGTCCTGACTCCAGCCAGCTGTAATAAGTCACTTCCCAGGAAAAGCGAGCAGAAACGCCTCAAACACATACAGTACTGGCTAATAAGTGTAAGATAAATCCTGAGGTAGGGTCTTGAGCAGATACGAAGTTTGGAATAATTGGAAGAACacgtggggttttttaaagacACTGCCTATTATTCCAACTGCTCTATTTAGCATTGGgtacatttaatttaatattagaAGATTGTTTTGAAGAGGAGCTCAGTGTATCTCTGTACTTGAATTCTGTGGGCAAgaagttgctttttcttcccctaaatGAGTCCAGGATTTAAAATTAGTAGTAAATCATCAACAGTAAATGAAAGTAATACTAAAGTTATATTGCAGGAGCTTTGTATTAAGGTGGGGAATTTATACAGCTAACAGTAGGATTTTGTGTTTTATGATGCATAATCGTAGACCCAGTCTCATGGCCTGTATTCATATACTACGAGTAAGTAATCTCAGTGATATTAGTCACCCGAGTGGGACTTGAAAGAACAGCTTTCTAGATTGAGCTGTTACTCAAGCAGATGGTCAATGATTGAGGCAAAGCTATTTTGCTCAATAGTAAACTCTGTTTAGTGGATTAACGCTTAAATTTTGTGTTCCACCCCTCTGGTTATACATAATTCCACCATGCTAAAAAATACCATACCATATGTTTGGTACGTTTAACTATACATAACACTGAGCAGTTTTATCCAGCACTAACGTACTAGTAAATCTccattcagaaattaaaattttaaaatagcccAACTATCAAATGAGTGAGGTTGTTGTCTGATAGTGTATGAATTAAATCCAAGCCATATCCAGATAGAAGTACACTGGATTTCTAGAATTGAAAGTGCTTCAAATAATCGATTTCTTAAGGGATTGCAAAGTGAAAGCTCTTCAGACTACAACTGCAAGaatgcagttttgtttcaaaagagcTTTCTGTGTGCTGTATTTTCTATCCGTGACTTTCAAGTGAGATCTCTTCATTTCCTggttacacatttttttctaactgttgATCTGGAATGATTTATCTGGGATCCGAGCATTATATTGTTCCCGTAATCCTGTTCACATAAACTACAATAAGAGGATTTTGTAGGCTAAATTTGTTTAGGCCttcttaaaatacttcattCCTTTCcataatatttatgaaatactgTACTGAAAAAATGGATTATCCCTGGAAAACACATCTTAAAAAAGTTTGACTTTTGGAAAAAGGACTGTGGTTACGTTTGAAGGGACATATGTGCGCTGCATCTACAGCAAGATTAGCCAAGCATGTACACTTCGTAAGCTAaccaaatgaaaacagtttgttGCGTGTTTGTTTAGAGTGACTATATTTTGCTGATACCTAGGAAAGAAGCGTGATAGTGATATTCCTTTTAATTTAGTGACTGTGCTGTTGAAACTCTTGATCCCTTTTTGGCAAAGACAATAGCTCTGGTACagctggtttgttttatttagcaAGCTTGCACATAAAGTAGGTGGGAAACAATAGCTAGAAATAGATTGCTCTGAAAATGAAGGGTATGATTTGGTCTGGCAGTTAAAGCATGAGGATTAAGTCAAGTGTGCCTGATTCTGCTTGTGCTGTCAAAGTAAAACTCAATTAGACATTAACATCCTCTTAATGAGAATTTATTACAAGCtggggttttgttcttttttctgcaaatgtgcTTTTCATAGTGgaattatgttttaaatttgttCTGAGATATTAATTTCTTAACTAATGCAGTACTTAAAGGCCTCAATCATGAATATGATCATGCCTCTTCATATCCAGAGACGCTAGGATTGGAGGGaggcttattttaaaaacaaacaaagcaactGGTATCTGTCTGATCTTATTTCACTTTGCCTAAATTCTCTGTCAAAATATTACAGgttcttatatttttttctcctttttttatggCTCATCAGCAGAACAGAATAATGAGGGGGAAATACTTTTAAGTTAAGTTAAAATGTTCTTAGTTCAAATAAGTACACTAAACAGAAGTGCCTTGTTTGAGGGACAAAGCATTCTATACAATGCAgcaaaaatacttaaaactaGATTTAGTTTAAAGCTATTACAGTGTCTCACCTTAGTCATGCTTTCCATCCACAGTGGCTTTGGACTAGCATGGAGCCTGCTGAAGTAAGATCAGCACCTCAGTTTTCCTCATAGGTGAGATCTGAGGTCTTCTCTACCCTTGAGGGGGTACTGTGGAGGCAAGATGGCTGTTAAATAGCCAGAAATATCAGTAAGGCTAAATGAGTTGGTGTCACTAAATTGGTCTTTGTCACAGAGAGAGAATCCTCAGGTTTGGAGTTGGCAGGAGCCACGCAGAGCGCTGGGTCTTGAAGTTGATGCTCTTCTGAGATGCGTGGTACAGTTTTACACTTGCCTGCAAAATTAAGTGTCACTCAAAGCCTGGGGTTTGGAGAAGTCTGTTTTTGGTCTGCAAACACAAGGTCTAGAaccttatttccattttaaaagaaagtttagCATCTGGTACCATCATATGACTGGGGCACTGAGCGTAGACACATATTGGTGCATTATCCCACCCCTGCTGTAAACACTGGCGTGTATTTTGGCATTCCCTATAGTCACAGTAAATGTGCGGTGACTCTTTGCAGGGCAGGATGACACTTCTGAAGACTCTAAATGTAATCGcaattgttttcctctttagaTGATTTTAAGCCAGCATCAATTGATACATCTTGTGAGGGGGACCTCCAAGTTGGTAAAGGAGATGACGTAACGATCACTTTGCCACATATTCCAGTAAGTTTGTTATATATATTTCCTTGTTTATTCTCCAGCAAATTTGCAATGTAGTTACAGTCTAATGTAAGTGTAATTTTCACTTTCATCTTTGTTAATATAAGTGGGTTCAATATTTGAGCAGCCAGACTTGTAGTCTGTTACCTTAGGAAAGGACTGCACAATTGGATCTTTGTAAAGCGTTGTGTTTATAAGATTGCAGTCTGTCCTTTACTTTTGATTCCTTCCTTCCTAGTCTTCTTGAATAACAAGATGACTTTTACTGTTAGCTGAAGCTCTATATCTGGTTTCCATCTGGTTTTAGTGCTATGGCTTAATGAAGAAAGGCAGAGTAATTTGGGCTGTAGTCAAGGTTTGATGTTCAGGAGCCACAGGTAGGCCTGTAAGCATATTCTTCCCATTACTAAAACATGTACAGGTAGCATAGAGGGTTCCCTGCCTTTAGCTTTGTCAGTGGAGGCGGGGCGGGGATGATTCTGGTGTGTGGCAATGAAGTGGTTTCCCATCCACTTCCTCCTCAAATTATGCTATAAACATCTACTGTGTGAGGATGATGGtcaaacagcaataaaacaagTGATCAAACTGTTTATAGGTGCAGCTGTTTTGTAATTGATGGTTCAGTGGTTTCCttaccaaaacaaaagaaagtgcTTGCATGCTGGAGCTGGATTTGTTTATTAGCTGAAGCTAATGCTGTGTGTCAAGCCAATAAACCAGAATTCACAGACATGGATGAGTTTGGTGTTTGCAGAGGGGCACCAGTCAGTTTGGAAACTGTGTGTCAGATCCTTTTGGTATTGTTTATTCTAGTACGTTGGTGTTTTTAATTGGTAGGTGATGGTACTGTGATAATTCTCACTGAATGAGGCTTTAGcctgcttcccctgctcctgTTTTTCATGTGGCTTTGTTCACCTTTAGTGCTGCAGGAGGTCACATACTGGCTTTTGTCCATAAAAATGATGAACGTGGTAGTGCTATTTGAGAGCAGGTTAACAATGCAATTAATAGCAGTGGCATTCATCTTGGATTGACTGGGAACAGTGTTGTTCATTCATCTTCTGTGATGAACAACATCACTGGTAATGTCCCTTTCCGAATCTCTGTACTGGTGAGTTTAATTTGATTGTCTTCCCATGAGTATGAACAGCTTTAAGCTTATAGTATGCTTCGGAGGCTTAAGCAGCTAACTGCACTGAATGCAGCCACTGTGTGTATGTTGTTCCAAGGCAGTGCTGCCTGTGTTCTGGAGAGAGAGACGGAGAACACTGAGCATACTGGAAAAGAGTGAGAAGTTTTGAGATTATTTCATCCTGACAAGATTTACTGAATTTATTGGATCCTGCTTTGGTTCGCAGTTGCCCAACAACTGGATAGGATTCAGATTCTAAGTTGTTTTTTGAAATTGCCTGGTCCCTGAGGATATCTCTGGTAATTTGTTCAGTGGAGGTATTTTGGTGTCCTTTGCTGCTTGGATAAATTGAAGTACTATTTCTACATGTGGATTTAGTGGCTTTAATATTTGATAAACAGGCTTGGTTGGGGAACGAAGAATTTCTGTTTGTCAAAAAACCTTCACACATGAAAACAAATTGATTAAATGTCACCTGTTTCACCTACCTCCTTCTTCTATCCTGTACTCAGCAGAATCTGTAAGCCAGTGTTATTTAGGCACTAACATATAATCTAAACATTTAATCTTAGGTAGAAGGGTGGGACTGTTAATTTGCTTAAGCAAGGTTccatttctgcttatttttttttagccaaaATCAGAATCTTTCCTGGGTTAGGAGGCTTCTGGGTAGCAGAATGGTGGCAACAAACTTTGATCAATTTTCATTAAGTTTGTGCTTTACACATTTCCTGGCTTAGTTGTCAACAGCAAGCAAGATTTGACTTTCAGcttgctttttattctcttaaatgttgctttcttctcttaaaTGTAGGAATGATAAAAATGTAACATGCCTTTGAAGACTAAACTTTCTTGAGACATCTTTTCTGAATCCTATCTTTATCTCTTATTGTGTCTTTGCTGGGAGCTCAGATTTTTCACCAGTACTGTTCCAAAGccatttaaaattcaaacatATTCTGTTTATTAGCAATATGGAGAATAGGAGTTGCATTCTGAGTGGTTAAAATATGATAATTTTTGCTACTTGGAATAAAATGTAGAGGagtacattttttccttttctccttgatTTTGGTTGCTTTCCTACAGCATGTGCAAAGGTGCACATgaataaacttttttaaaaaaatgtcttttgtgcAGTAGCTATACATTACAGAGAAGTCTGAGAAGGTTTTGTAGCTGAGAACATACTTCTGTATATCCCCTTTGAGTAAATGTCCTTTTTTGACATGGCCAGGTGTGTGTCCATGCTGATATGTGGAGATAGACCATAGATTCTGCCTCCTGTCACCCCAAACCTAGGTGTATGAGCCAGCCTGAGCATAATCTCAGCCGTATCAGCTAGCCAGCGCGCACCACCACATGAGTTTGTCTTTACTGCTTCGCAGTCTAAGCCATTAGACTTTTATGGCTCTATGCAGCATTGTGTGGACTTGAGTACTTTCTGGAAGGCATCAAAATACCCCATTTGCTTTTGAGAAGACATTTCTGTATAATTGCATGGCATCTACTTGCTAGTCTGACTTTGAAGAAGGCAGCTGTTCTTACAAAGTTTGTGACAGCTGTTTGTAATCCACTGTGAAAATACTGCGCTTTTTTTGATAGATAGAATACAAagcagtttaaattatttttcaattgaCCACGTATTTCTTTAGGCAACAGTTCTGCTACAGGAATaattagaactttatttcttaTCCAAACCCAGGATTTCTAGAGTAGAAATGTCAAGAAGATTTCTGACACTTGTCAGAGCCAGCTGTGCAAATTTAGTTATGTTACCATTTTGGGAATGAGAACTGTAAATAATGGCAACCACGGCGAAGATGTTTTGTCACTGCAGAGACACTTAAAATGATGAAAGGCATAATATTGCTATGAGGAAACGTCTGATTTACTGCGtattaactgtatttttcctttttcatgaaTGAACATTTTCTGTAGGAACTAAACATTAACTGCTTAGCCTCTTGGTCAGAAAAATATGTGTATTCATTTCTCTTAGTGTTTGTAAACTTTTGGGTAGGGGAATATAACCAAAAAAATGTGTGCTCTTTCTTTGATACCAGGGTTCAACTCCACCAATGACTgtgtttaaaggaaataaaaggccaTATCAGAAGGACTGTGTGCTTATTATCAATCATGATACTGGGGAATATGTGCTGGAAAAGCTTAGTAGCAACATTCAAGTCAAGAAAACAAGGTAaagctggggacagggctgttGATAGGATTAATTCTTGCTGAAG contains the following coding sequences:
- the METTL6 gene encoding tRNA N(3)-methylcytidine methyltransferase METTL6, whose translation is MFQENTSTNCLNITTTSTEDGAFQKKGHSARILSREEAERLAKDRVLVSEFKQLKLEKEAQKNWDLFYKRNSTNFFKDRHWTTREFQELKACREFADQKLTILEAGCGVGNCLFPLLEDDLNIFAYACDFSPRAVEYVKKNALYSTERCKVFQCDLTKDDLLENMPADSVDVVTLIFVLSAIHPDKMHLVLKNIYKVLKPGKCVLFRDYGLYDHAMLRFKSGSKLGENFYVRQDGTRSYFFTEEFLSQLFKAEGYEQVVNEYVQRETVNRKEDLCVPRVFLQSKFQKPFSKTQVLAD